In Lactuca sativa cultivar Salinas chromosome 5, Lsat_Salinas_v11, whole genome shotgun sequence, the DNA window ttgaagaagatgaagaacagAGAGAATTTGGGAATTTTTTGAGTTTAATCGCGTAACTGTATAAAACACTATTGAACTCCCTTTTATAAGTAACCCTGActgatttgaatttgaagcgggatgcatttaatgagaTCTGACgaggcaccttgaaaatcggaccatTACTGCAAAAAGTTAGCCATGCGTCAAAAAGCAACTGTCATGTCTCCTAGAAAATCAGGCAGAATACTATACATCACGGATACACAGCCTGTCATTATACCCTTTATTGAATTGTAACCATTAGAATCCTTCAtatggaggcaaggctctttcacttttcggatgaaaagcgaagtcatatgccagatgtttgaaatcatcagcctgagttgatattactcagaacctcaaggatttcgtgagtgcagtgttccaaagaaataaaataagaagcaagttaattttttttttttggaattctaTGATGTCAAAAATGCAATTTGACACAAAGGCAGTTAAACCCCgagcaaaggttgcttcgttaatcatcaagagagatgatcaactgcttgtgtatgttcccgtgaagtacaatcgaatacttttagATAAGTATCAAAAGGATACTTTTAAAATTGATTCTTGGTTTGGTttaaaatttcgttacatatcaacctaaacataaggtgagaaattgtaacagaagttacttgtatgaccagtgtagtcagtgacaagttagCTTCGAAAATGTTTATCATGACCAGGATATTCGAATGaaactcacacggaaatcatattcatgaaaaaaatttatgtactggatcttgttgggtaacaaacatcgtaggttttgaatgtttgatcaagaccacgtatgcgaattgaatatgatttggagtttcgaattttggtactgaaacaaaagtttcgtcaATATCTGGTACAAtattccccgtcaattccttaagttgtaagatgtttgggtttcaccttcgtcacggactcatgatgtaaGCTCATTAACAcataatttttgtatatctaGGTCTCGATGTGTTTTGATCAGAGACCTCATGGACATACttctttgtgtgtgatttgtgttaagaattttgtgatgaaaaatattggttataagatcgaatgtacTTCTGTTATGATTTGGACCAAATAGtaaactctttactcatatgagaagagtaaggtacgAGAGTAATGTGAATATAAGACTGATTAGGAAGAAAGCTTCGTAGGAAGagttcattaaggctttcgtacACACACATTGAGTCAAGGAGGCTTTGGTCGacatgcaacagcatgcttctagggacaaccTAACTAATTCGAATAATGTAACTCATacgaaaaaaaaatttgtttaccTGACCCTTATACGACATACTTTGTCCTCTCTGAATCATCACCATAATCTGCAACCAaattctaaaaaataaaaaaatatttttgttgtttttgaatttttcgaaaaaaaagacataacaaaatataatctttttggatttttgaagtttcgaaaataagaacaaacaaaagaaaatgtttttggatttttgttttttttttttaaatgaatttttTGCAAACATGTGAATAGTTGGCATTCCTTGAAGAGTAACAAATGTACGAATTCGAAGCGTCCGAAGCGTTGACTATGAATAGCAACCACTGACTCAACGCTGAAGATTAGTGACAATCATGCGAATTCGAAGCGGTCGAAGCGTTGACTATGAACAGTAACCGCTTAATGCTGAATGACATTGTGTTATCGTTTATTTAGTGCCTCTGAATCATTCTTTTTCCTCCATCATTCTGCTTGTTCGCATGGAACAGAAATGCCATCAATCATTCCAAGGCCTTCCAGTATTCGCATAAATGACTTCTCATCCAACGcttttgtgaaaatatcagctAACTGATCAGTTGTTTTCACGAAATGTACTTCAATGTTTCCATCCTCCAcgtgatctttaataaaatgataacgaagagctatgtgtttagtcttcgaatgctgcacaggattatgaaaaattcttattgcactttgagaatcacaatataatggaatgtttttcatattaattgcataatcacgcaATTGACTTTGGATCTAAATTATTtgtgaagtgcaagcagcagcaggcacatattctgcttcagctgtggaAATGGACACACACGTTTGCTTCTTCGACTGCCAGCTGACTATTTTGCCATCAAgtaattgacatccaccacttgtgctttttcgatcaagattGCAACCACCCAAGTCTGCATCTGAGTacgcttgaacaaagaatccatttttcgaaggataccacaatcctaacgaagttgTTTCATTAAGGtaacgaaaaatattcttcacagcaGTGAGATGTGGTTCGCGTGGATTAgactgatacctagcacaattacacacaaaaaacatgatatcaggtctaccaGCTGTAAGATAAAGTAACGAACCAATCATGCTCCTATACAACGTAATATCAACAGCAGGTTTGTCTAACGATGGTGTTAGCTTTATGCCAGTTTCCATTGGTACACGAagctttgtgctattcgtcaatCAAAACTTTTCTAACAGATTTTTCGTATATTTTTCCTGATTGATGAAAATCCATCTCTGTATTGATGAATATTCAATCCAACGAAATTattgatttttcccatcatgttcatctcaaatttgcttttcatcaaaaCTTCGAATTCTCTAGACAAAACAGGGTCAGtcaagccaaaaataatatcatcaacatgaatttgaacaagcataagatgattccctactttctttcgaaataacgTAGCATCAACAGATCCTTGCTTAAATTttgattgtttcaaaaatgatgttagagttgcataccatgctcgtggtgcttgtttcagaccataaactgccttatctaaactataaacatgattaggatattCTTCGTTaataaaacctggtggttgttcaacataaactaTTTCTTCGAGCTCTCCATTTAAAAATGcacacttcacgtccatttgataaacatcaaagtctttgtgagttgtataagccagaaatattcgaactgcctcgagtcttgcgacaggggcaaatgtttcttcataatcgattccctcttgttgtgaatatcctttTACAACAAGCTTgactttatttcgaataatgtttctATCTTTGtcgttttgtttttgaaaatccattttaacccgacaatcgaaacattttcaagtttaggaattaatctccaaaccttgtttcgttcaaattcagccaactctgattgcattgcaacaacccaatctgagtgttccattgcattcttaattgtttttggttcaattttagagatgaaaacattaaacatgcaaaattcttgatgagtattcaatacctcattttttgcacgaatttgagctcttgtcattACTCCCTCTTGTAGATTCTCAATCACTTGATCCTTCGGATGGTCTTTTGTCCATTTTTCTATGGGTGGATATGTTGGATCAAagtccaaaggtgcatcttcgaaTATTTCATCATGTTCTGAGCCTGCAATTGAACATGCATCATCAATATTATGCTCCCCTTAGCCATAAGCTCCCCCTCAACTCCATGCCCCCCCCCCTCAATTTCTGCATTCAATTGGTCTTTCTGCCCCTCGAAAGAATGCTCTTCATCATTCAAAGTATTCAAATCCAATTGCTCCCCCTCAGTTTCATCTGTTTCAGGATTCGATGGAGGGTCATTTGTAAGTTTCGAAATTTCTGGTATGTTATTATCAGGAGCATGAACTTTACCATCAACTGCATGATCTGAAATTCCAAAAATCAGATCGTAATCAATATCTTCCATTTGTAAAGATTCAGTTTCATCTTGATTTTCTTGTAAAATTGGATTATTCGAAAATCTATGTTCATTTgatttaacataataatcatcgaATGTGAGATTAAACGTTTCTTCCACTTTTTGTGTTCGTTTATTTAGCACTCGATATGCCATTGAATTGTGCGAATAtccaagaaaaatcccttcatcagcttttgcTTGAAATTTGGAAAGATGATCCTTGAGATTCATAATAAAGCACCTacatccaaaaacatgaaagaacttCACATTAGGTTTTCAATTATTCAGAATTTCGTATGGTGTAATATTAAATctacgatgaatgaatgatctgttttgagtaaaacattCAGTTGAAACAGTTTCAGCCCACATATATTAAGGTAAATTCGCATATGCCAACATGGTTCTTGCCGTTTCGCATAATGAGCGATTTCTTCGTtctacaacaccattttgttgtggtgtgtatggagatgaaaaattatgcgaaattcctttgtcCACCAAAAAGgaatcaaaaattttgtttttgaattcagttccatgatcactttatATTTTTCGAACAGGCTTTTTCAACGTGGtttccatctttttgataaaatcaatcataatTTGTGCAACTTCAGATTTgagcctgagaaaataaacccacgtgaatcttgaaaaatcatcaataataactaaaatgtaccattTGTTGTTGAGTGTTGAAACAgtcgaaggaccacacaaatcgatatgtaATAACTCCAGAGGTGTTACAATCTTGGAATCAattgtgattggatgaccttgtttatgTTGCTTGCCTACTTCACAAGCTGAACATAaagaatcattatcaaatttaagtacagataaacctcttaccagatcttgtaccacatgtttgtttatgtttcgaaagttgagatgtgaaagtcttcgatgccataaccagctcaAATCAGATGTAGCTTTCGAAAGAAGACAAACAGTTGGTTTGCCTACAATTGGATTGATGTCCAAAGTAAACATGTCAACTTTCCTTTTAGATTTCAGTaatattttgtttgttttaacATTCGAAATAATACTTCCTTCTTCGTTGAACagaacttgattgccagtgcccacaacaagttgagagacacttatcaagttatgttgaagaccttcaacatatgcaacacgATTCACTGTGAATTACCCATTTGTGATTTTTCCATATCCCTTGACTTGACATTTTTGATTGTTCCCAAACTTCACTACTCCTACATTTTTTAGACTTCGAAAATCTCTTAAATtctccttcttcccagtcatgtgacgagagcaaccactatcgatgtaccactTTTTATCATATTTCTCGTCACATAATACCTGCAATCAAtggaaaaatttaggtacccaaggctttttgggtccttggagATTAGATTTCAACTTTGAATGTAATGAAGAACATTTAAGCCAATCACAAACTCTAGTTTTGAGACTATCAATTAAGTTGATTTCATTATCTAAAGAAACTGAAACATAAGTGTTTGATAGTTTCGAATGTTCACTGACATTACCCTTCGCCTCTTGAGTTAGTGATTGAACTGTCTTTGCTTTTGTGACAGGTCTCCATACTTTGACTGAGATATTCGAATACTTGGATGATGAGCTACCATTCGAAGAATTATTCACATACATTTCGTTTGCTTCATGAATTTGTTCTTTTGAATATTTATTCGACTGatatatttttccttttccttcaagccaaTGATCAACATTCTTTCTTGAAGTTATTCCTTTTTCCCGAGAAGTCCTCATTGTTTCTTTCTATGTGTAATTAGGAAAATTTGGTTTTTGAGGAACATAATCAACTTTGGGTTTTGTGACATACGAGTAAGCATAGGATGTATCAACTTTTGATTTAAAACTTTGACGTTGAATAACTTTTTGATTTATGTTGGATCTTTTTGAAAATTCTCTTGTTTTGTTGGtttcagaaacttttgaaaactttgtttGCTTATTTCTTTCAGACCTTGTTTGGTTTGATTGAGATgatttttgatattttgaaaAAGAAGCATTTTTAGCTTTGAAAGCAATTTTAGTAGATTTTGAATCAGACATCTTTTGAGACTCAATCCTATGCCATAATATTTTCTTTCTTACTTGTCTTTTTGAAACGTTGTTTTCctttgaaaatttgtcaatttgATCATTAAATTCTTTAGAGTTTAATTTGacaactttttctttttctttttcaacatttttcattttctctttttcaaattttgatttttcaatCCATTGTTTTTGTGGTTTTTATCGTTGAAAAATATACGAATTTTTTGTTAAGGTGTTTTCAACTGTGTTTtaatttgcgaaaaaaccttcctCAGTTGTTTTTGAATTGTCTTCCTCAACCAACTTCTTTAACTCTGGTTTGATATTTTCAACATTTCCTTTAgttacaaaaacttgatttggaaaaatgacaTCATCTGTGCATTTGAAATTTGGAAAAACCACCCTGTTTGTTTCAAGATAATGTGGACCTTTTTCATTCATCACTTCTTCGAATTTTTGTGTATCACCATACACTTGGTCAACAACTATTCGTGGAATTTCATCTTTCTTTGAGGATGCCTTTTCTTTCGAAACTTTCTCAACCTCttcatcatcactatcatcaGTTTGGTAATCTTTTAGATCTACGTAGTTCAGTTCAccaactttcgaagttgaggttGTATCAGTTTCATTCTCAACTATGAAATCCttaactttttctttttctttagaaTTCGAAGCAACATTAACAATAGACAACTGAGAGCAATCAACATCTTCAagctcactaatttcactaatattatcagagttattttcaatatcagcaaaattggATTGAGTAAATCATTCGAATCATTCGAATCAAGACATTAATCGACTTTGACAATGTGAATTTgttcaaatttagtcaaagtatcatttacaATGTTAACTAAATCATTCGAATCAAGACATTCGTCGACTTTGACAATTCCATATCTATACTTGTCATTCAAAACTTTGTCACAATCAGCTAtctctttttcacaatcatacgAGATATTATCTACCTTAGCTCtttcataagctaaaaatggcagcaattttctatgttgttctttactAATTTCACACGAATGATGAAGTTCAGTTATTTTTCCATATAATCTCTTAGCAGCATTACAATAGATGTTCCTTTGTGCTAACAATAGTTTATTATCACTAGATAAATTGTCCCTATCTACCATGATATTCGTTATTTGGAGTTCTAGACAATCTATCCTAGTGATTTTCAAATCTAACTTCTTCTGAGTCTCAAGCAATTGTACTGACAACTTCTTAGCCTCATTGCTAGCAGATACCACAATCGAATCAAaataagtaacagtttcatcaaaacaTACTAATTCAGAATTATAAGCATGTACTGGAATATTAAAGGATTCAAGAATGTTTCGTACCTTTGTTGTCATTGGTGAGTTGTCAGCAAATTTTGATACGAAGCATCTTCCACGCACTTCGTATAAATCATCCTCTGATTCCTCCTCCATCTTTGCAAACATGGTTCCATGGGTTGGATTTCGCATATCCTCATCATCTAATCCAGACGACGAAATTTGATAAGTACCATCTTCTTCCTCATCAGTGCCCTTTGCAACCAATGACAAATTCTTTGCTTTCGTACGAACTTCCTCCAACTATGCAGCGTAGTATGCCTCATCCTTCACCTTCGTCTTTTTCTCATCTTTCTTTTGAAGCATGCAGTTATTTGCAAGATGATTCGCACTATTGCAATAATGACAATCAATTCCAGCATCACCTTTAAGCTTCTTTTCACTCTTTCCCTCAACAGGCTTCGAATCTATCTTCTCTTCCTTCTTCATCTTTCCCCAGCATTTTTACTCAGAAAGTTCCCTTTTATCTTAGACGATTTTGCTTTTGGATTGAAAGGTTTTTAAAAGAACTTTTTCACCTGATTGTTTGAGTAAAAGGAAATTGCTTCATCATCAAAGTTCATgatgaacccttcatcttcatccGGCGCATCCTTGTCAGCATCTTTCTCAGAAATCTTTGACTTGAAAGCTAGTGGACCTCCCAACATAGCCTTCGATTCTTCAGCTATTTCGTTCACTTCGCTTTCATCAGTTTTAAGCTGGTTATACAAGTCATTCAATGTAGATGTGTCAAAGCTATGTTGGTTCTTCACCATCATACTTACACTCCTCcattcctttcgaagtcccatgaCAAATATCAGATTGAATTCTATTGCTGATCTAGTTATTCCATATCGATTGCATCGATATATCAACTCATTCAGATGATCATAATATAGTTCAATTGATTCCCCATCTTTCTGTCTGAAGTCTTTCAGCTCAACTAAACACTGCTTGACAGAATTAACCCTCGTCTTATCGCTTCCCTGAAATTTTTCCTtaagattgttccagatttcttttgCCATTGTACAACTTCTCACATAGTTGTACACAATAGGAGGTAAAGCTCCTCTCAGCTCTCTTACACACCTCTTCTCCAGCTTTTTCAGACGATCagattgattttcaacttcagaaTTACCAGAGGCAGAACCAATTGGCTGGACATTCGTTGGTGGATTCAGATTGCCAGTGATGCATTTCCAGAGTTCTTAATCCAAACCATTGAGATAATCCTGCATACGACCAGCCTACTGATCATAATACTCAGGAATTAGCATAGGAATTTTGGTGGATGATCCTAGAAGATGAGAAAATGAAGTCATggaattcagattgaatgacaCCATTGATGTACGGAACAAAACCTTGAGAATTTTTGAAGAAACTTTGAAAATTTCACAACAAACTGTATGATTCAAATCACAATCACTCTAAGAACACTCGATTCAATGAATTAAGTGCAGAATCGAATCACAAACTTAGATCTAATAAAATTTTCACTATTAAAAAGTGCGGAacttttgaataaaaaaattgattcaaaaacTTTTTGAATACAGTGAAAATCAGATCAGAGatatgattcctgctctgataccaattgaagaaacCAAGAATCAAGTATTGAATGAATTAGAGAATGAATTCAAAGTATGAGTGCGAGATTTGAACACAGAATGTAAATATAATCTGTTTGGCTCGTATTACGCTTCAACAAAGTTTACAGAGTACAATGGATATTCTGTAAAACATCGTTACTAAGAACCTAGTAAgatctcctatttataggagaggaaagcgtacaaaaaatatactaaggagTAGACATTAAGTTTTGAATATTATGCCATAGTAAAATACATTACAAAAAATGTTCGAAGACTCCAAAATACAaacttcgactattacaacaatTCAACCCTAACAATTATTGTAGGTGATAAGCATCCAATATAATTATGTAGTGTtagaagatgtagaatagatAATATTATACTACCTCCGTCcaaaattgatagtccacttttgaattttgaagtcttttttcttcaactttgaccttaaatatttttgtttttgatagataatactagatgcaaaatatatgaatggattgtattttaactgttttttcattgttataagttttatcagttaatatataacaaaaatgaaaatatttaaggtcaaagtaaaaaaaaaagacttaaaaagtgaaaagtggactatcaatttgggacagAGAGAGTAGGTTTTGTATTTAGTGTATAAATTCATGGGAAATTATGTAatataaaactttgtaaaaaccttgttagtcagtttgtatccagtcttttgtataacaccatatatgtaaaatatgtttgtGAATATACATGTAGCatgtttggagtaataatatCGTAAAGGTATTAGCGAAGTAATGGTTCCCACGataatggtatcagagcaatagtttaagtgaactaaatattacggattggtatttagacatAAACCGTCGGAAGTTCAACATATGAACGTATTCATTGTGAgcatatggatacaaaccataggaatgACTTAAATAGGGTATATGCcttaattaatattatatgttaattgAATTGAATTGTTTATAGCATGCCTTAGGTTGAATACCTCACTTGCTATAGTGTGCACTAGCATACTTTAAGGGAGATGTCTTATATGCTATTATGTACTAAAAGATAAATAATATGTCGAAAGTGCGCGCACGGTTTGGAGATACGTGGTGCCTCTCTTTCTCTTCTGAATCATCTCGATAGAATTGTTTCTATTTTTTCTATTCCATGGGCTCGATCTGACCCTAGCAGACAAATACAATATCATAATACCTTTGTTGGCCGCTGTAGGTCACAATCTTTTTTCTTTTCAGTCACCATCATGTCGAAAATGTGGAAAGAATCACCAGGGTCACTGCAAAACAAAAAAGGACCTGTGATTTGCTATCGATGCGGAGAAAAGGGTCACACGAAGTCCGTTGCCTGAGGAAGAATGTTACACGCTATGCTTGTGGTGTTATTGGCCATAGGAAACCTTTCTGCCCTACTCTTATTAGCCAAATGATGGGAAGTCAGGCTTTTGTTCAACAACTGAAGGGTACTTCAACttaaaaggaggaggtgccaaaagctaaagGCTGTACATTCCAGATTACTGCAGAAGATGCACacgaggacccgaatgttgtgactgGTACATTTCTCATTAATTCTATACCttctcacatcttatttgattatgATGCCTCAAATACTTTTGTGTTTCATGAATATGCACATTCTATTCAAATTGCTTACTTTGCACTCGCCCAACCATTTCATATAAATACCATAGAAAGTGTGTCATTACTTGTTGGTAAAGTCTAGAGAGATCTTGTCATGGAAATAGAAGGATGTAATTTTCTTGTTAATCTGATTCCTATATCCTTGTCCAACATTGATATCATTCTCGGCATGAAACTTTTCGAGGTGATAAGTAGACTTATG includes these proteins:
- the LOC128134134 gene encoding uncharacterized protein LOC128134134, which translates into the protein MAKEIWNNLKEKFQGSDKTRVNSVKQCLVELKDFRQKDGESIELYYDHLNELIYRCNRYGITRSAIEFNLIFVMGLRKEWRSVSMMVKNQHSFDTSTLNDLYNQLKTDESEVNEIAEESKAMLGGPLAFKSKISEKDADKDAPDEDEGFIMNFDDEAISFYSNNQMKKEEKIDSKPVEGKSEKKLKGDAGIDCHYCNSANHLANNCMLQKKDEKKTKGTDEEEDGTYQISSSGLDDEDMRNPTHGTMFAKMEEESEDDLYEVRGRCFVSKFADNSPMTTKVRNILESFNIPVHAYNSELVCFDETVTYFDSIVVSASNEAKKLSVQLLETQKKLDLKITRIDCLELQITNIMVDRDNLSSDNKLLLAQRNIYCNAAKRLYGKITELHHSCEISKEQHRKLLPFLAYERAKVDNISYDCEKEIADCDKVLNDNEISELEDVDCSQLSIVNVASNSKEKEKVKDFIVENETDTTSTSKVGELNYVDLKDYQTDDSDDEEVEKVSKEKASSKKDEIPRIVVDQVYGDTQKFEEVMNEKGPHYLETNRVVFPNFKCTDDVIFPNQVFVTKGNVENIKPELKKLVEEDNSKTTEEEKEKVVKLNSKEFNDQIDKFSKENNVSKRQVRKKILWHRIESQKMSDSKSTKIAFKAKNASFSKYQKSSQSNQTRSERNKQTKFSKVSETNKTREFSKRSNINQKVIQRQSFKSKVDTSYAYSYVTKPKVDYVPQKPNFPNYT